The following are encoded in a window of Armatimonas rosea genomic DNA:
- a CDS encoding TrmH family RNA methyltransferase — translation MNLKHPAFEAAERLLKPQGRRETGSYLVEDRHLVRQALEAPQATVEAAYCVASEVPALEPLCVARGIPLYVLTGGLLQKLTGTGYETSVTAVAIVKQHIVKPAELLSEGALVLCGERIQDPRNVGVLIRTAEAIGCTGLLLSAGSAEPFSRQAVRSTTGSILRLPLALAGDLPKTLALLREQGATVVASSGAATQTAAQATLSVRPLVLVMGNEQEGISDEVAAASDRVVRLPMAPSTGADSYNVTVAAGMLLYEAIRRDHMV, via the coding sequence ATGAACCTAAAACACCCCGCCTTTGAGGCCGCCGAGCGCCTGCTCAAGCCGCAGGGCCGCCGTGAGACGGGCAGCTACCTGGTAGAAGACCGCCATCTGGTACGCCAGGCGCTGGAGGCACCGCAGGCGACGGTCGAGGCGGCGTACTGTGTTGCGAGCGAGGTACCCGCACTGGAGCCGCTGTGTGTTGCGCGGGGGATTCCGCTCTATGTCCTGACCGGCGGGCTCCTGCAAAAGCTCACGGGCACGGGCTACGAGACCAGTGTCACCGCCGTGGCGATTGTCAAGCAACACATCGTCAAGCCTGCGGAGCTTCTCTCGGAAGGCGCGCTGGTTCTCTGTGGCGAGCGCATCCAGGACCCGCGCAATGTCGGGGTGCTGATCCGAACGGCGGAGGCGATTGGCTGCACGGGCCTGCTGCTCTCCGCCGGGAGCGCCGAGCCCTTCTCCCGCCAGGCCGTGCGCTCGACCACGGGGAGCATCCTGCGCCTGCCGCTCGCGCTTGCGGGCGACCTGCCCAAGACCCTAGCTCTCCTGCGCGAGCAAGGCGCGACCGTCGTGGCCTCGTCGGGGGCCGCCACCCAGACAGCCGCGCAGGCGACACTCTCCGTGCGCCCGCTGGTGCTGGTGATGGGCAACGAGCAGGAGGGCATCTCCGACGAGGTCGCGGCCGCCAGCGATAGAGTCGTGCGGCTTCCCATGGCCCCGAGCACCGGCGCTGACTCTTACAATGTCACGGTCGCCGCCGGGATGCTCCTCTACGAAGCCATCCGCCGGGACCATATGGTATAA
- a CDS encoding outer membrane beta-barrel protein, with amino-acid sequence MKLATMLALGVAVLAPLGSAFAADDTLKVEKPIRVLAGIFNASNGANKSRTALGIGYDFSKSAATNPTVYGVYVDYNSKKTAGVTTSLTGVGVSGRFYLESANAAGKPYALVGLGSYTLKSGASQSKLGGKLGIGYELNNGWLGEIDYTTVQKIGGVDAGGTNIRLGYRF; translated from the coding sequence ATGAAATTAGCAACTATGCTCGCCCTGGGTGTGGCCGTGCTCGCCCCCCTAGGCTCCGCTTTCGCGGCTGACGACACGCTGAAGGTGGAGAAGCCCATCCGTGTGCTGGCCGGGATCTTCAACGCAAGCAACGGCGCGAACAAGAGCCGCACCGCGCTTGGGATCGGCTACGACTTCAGCAAGTCCGCCGCGACCAACCCGACAGTCTATGGTGTCTATGTGGACTACAACAGCAAGAAGACCGCTGGTGTCACCACGAGCCTGACCGGTGTCGGTGTGAGCGGGCGCTTCTACCTGGAGTCCGCCAACGCGGCAGGCAAGCCCTACGCCCTCGTTGGGCTGGGAAGCTACACCCTCAAGTCCGGCGCAAGCCAGAGCAAGCTGGGTGGTAAGCTCGGGATCGGCTACGAGCTCAACAACGGCTGGCTGGGTGAGATCGACTACACCACGGTCCAGAAGATCGGCGGGGTCGATGCGGGCGGCACCAATATCCGTCTAGGCTACCGCTTCTAA
- a CDS encoding DUF6807 family protein, which produces MNFLPFLLLALAGQTPLQASFVADQYVEIRAQAKPIGRFMTAYDISDPKKREETYKPYLHIIDPETGKSITKGMGGEFTHHRGIFIGWNKLTVAGKTYDRWHMVGGEQVVKKVGVANSAWGESAISAPKIVWTGATRDETLIEERRDMIFGPPPTGAFVQVDFSSELKAVAGDTVFDGDPEHAGLHFRPTDATERANTVYLYPKADANAHKDRDYPWVGMTYTADGQKYSVVMLSHPSNPSGTAWSAYRNYGRFGAFYKTAIKKDETLKIQARFVVYRGELPSPEAIQALWNRYSGKKEPLTSSTRKPAEQPAPKK; this is translated from the coding sequence ATGAATTTCCTACCTTTCCTCTTGCTGGCGCTGGCAGGCCAGACACCGCTCCAGGCTTCTTTCGTGGCGGATCAGTATGTCGAGATCCGGGCACAAGCCAAGCCAATCGGGCGGTTCATGACCGCCTACGATATCTCCGATCCCAAGAAGCGCGAGGAGACCTACAAGCCGTACCTGCACATTATCGACCCGGAGACGGGCAAGTCGATCACCAAGGGCATGGGTGGGGAGTTCACGCACCATCGGGGAATCTTTATCGGCTGGAACAAGCTCACGGTTGCCGGCAAGACCTACGACCGATGGCACATGGTGGGCGGCGAACAAGTTGTCAAGAAGGTAGGGGTGGCCAACTCGGCCTGGGGCGAGAGCGCCATCAGTGCGCCCAAGATTGTCTGGACCGGAGCCACACGCGATGAGACGCTCATTGAGGAGCGGCGCGATATGATCTTCGGCCCACCCCCAACCGGAGCATTTGTGCAGGTGGATTTTTCGTCGGAGCTAAAAGCAGTTGCGGGGGACACGGTCTTTGACGGCGACCCGGAGCACGCGGGGCTGCACTTTCGGCCCACCGATGCGACCGAGCGCGCCAACACGGTCTATCTCTACCCGAAGGCCGACGCCAACGCGCACAAAGACCGCGACTATCCCTGGGTAGGGATGACCTACACCGCCGACGGCCAGAAGTATAGCGTGGTGATGCTCTCCCACCCCAGCAACCCGAGCGGCACGGCGTGGTCGGCGTACCGCAACTACGGGCGCTTTGGGGCGTTCTATAAAACCGCGATCAAGAAGGACGAGACCCTGAAGATCCAGGCGCGGTTCGTGGTCTACCGAGGCGAGCTCCCCTCACCCGAAGCGATCCAGGCGCTCTGGAACCGCTACTCCGGCAAGAAAGAGCCACTTACAAGTAGCACCCGCAAGCCCGCCGAGCAGCCTGCTCCTAAGAAATAG
- a CDS encoding Gfo/Idh/MocA family protein — MAKQVRIGLVGYQFMGKAHSNAYRQLHRFFPELGVEPVLKALCGRSEEKVKAAAEKFGFESYETDYRKLVERDDIDIIDIVTPGDTHVEIAIAAAKAGKMVFCEKPLASSVDKVQVMCDAVNAAGVRNATCFNYRGVPAVKLAKQMIQDGVLGKIYHWRSVYLQDWIVDPNFPIVWRLQGDIAGSGSHGDLVAHSIDLAHYLVGDITEVCGMMDTFIKQRPILAESDDRLGGKASDEMGDVTVDDSSIFLARFANGAVGTFEATRMAAGRKNHNKFEINGSKGSIVFNMERMNELEYYNHDDPAELKGFRTIQTTDGCHPYTGNYWPIGHIIGYEHTFINLIHDMLQAWESGAEFHPDFNDGLKCQKVLDAVKSSSDTRTWKGV, encoded by the coding sequence ATGGCAAAACAGGTTCGTATCGGTCTGGTTGGGTATCAGTTCATGGGCAAAGCGCACAGCAATGCCTACCGTCAGCTGCATCGCTTCTTCCCGGAGCTGGGGGTGGAGCCGGTCTTGAAGGCGCTCTGTGGGCGCAGCGAGGAGAAGGTCAAGGCCGCGGCGGAGAAGTTTGGCTTCGAGAGCTACGAGACCGACTACCGCAAGCTGGTGGAGCGCGACGATATCGACATTATCGACATCGTGACGCCGGGCGATACGCATGTCGAGATCGCGATCGCCGCCGCCAAGGCGGGAAAGATGGTCTTCTGTGAGAAGCCGCTGGCGAGCTCGGTGGACAAGGTACAGGTGATGTGCGATGCGGTCAATGCCGCGGGCGTGCGCAACGCAACTTGTTTCAACTACCGGGGTGTCCCCGCGGTCAAGCTGGCCAAGCAGATGATCCAAGACGGTGTCCTAGGGAAGATCTACCACTGGCGCAGTGTCTACCTCCAGGACTGGATCGTCGATCCGAACTTCCCGATTGTCTGGCGCTTGCAGGGCGATATCGCGGGCTCGGGCTCCCACGGCGACCTCGTGGCCCACTCGATCGACCTGGCGCACTACCTGGTCGGGGACATCACCGAGGTCTGTGGGATGATGGACACGTTCATCAAGCAGCGCCCGATCCTGGCCGAGAGCGACGACCGCCTTGGCGGGAAGGCCTCCGATGAGATGGGCGATGTGACGGTCGATGATAGCTCGATCTTCCTGGCGCGCTTTGCCAATGGCGCGGTGGGGACCTTTGAGGCGACTCGCATGGCCGCCGGGCGCAAGAACCACAATAAGTTCGAGATCAACGGTAGCAAGGGCTCGATTGTCTTCAACATGGAGCGCATGAACGAGCTGGAGTACTACAACCACGACGATCCCGCGGAGCTGAAGGGCTTCCGGACGATCCAGACCACCGACGGCTGCCACCCCTACACGGGCAACTACTGGCCGATCGGGCACATCATCGGCTACGAGCACACGTTTATCAACCTGATCCACGACATGCTCCAGGCCTGGGAGAGTGGCGCCGAGTTCCACCCGGACTTCAACGATGGCCTCAAGTGTCAGAAGGTCCTGGATGCGGTGAAGAGCTCGTCGGATACCCGCACCTGGAAGGGCGTCTAG
- a CDS encoding PSD1 and planctomycete cytochrome C domain-containing protein, with protein MKRTMGVLFGGLLLGVSLMPGKAQEPVDAEFFEKRIRPILTARCVSCHGQDVQEGNLRLDSAAGLKKGGARGAALATNGTLLKAVSYTSSSLLMPPTGKLPTAELALIEQWVKGGAPVPATTTQAPPAPTSGGAKKPGFDLTQRRQHWAYKQVQRPLEPPMEKSGIDAFVLAKLKKSGLTMAPEADKRTLIRRVTFDLTGLPPTPSEIAAFLADSSPNAYEKVVDRLLASPAYGERWARHWLDLVRYGESMGHELDFDIPEAFQYRDYVIRALNADVPYNQFITEHLAGDLLPTPRYDRVTGRNESLTATGFVWLGEGKHSPVDIKQEQADRIDNQIDVIGKAMLGQTLACARCHDHKFDPIPTKDYYGLYGVLRSSRFQLTSSDGPATFGKPAAEIAKIRAGIDKRALSERWKASLAALPAERLKAELLSLNRKSGGISDFPLAQWTPSGAAMQTLVKPGELVLSGDPQKPVLALAPRTMVHSALNGRHQEGALRSPTFTIDKDFIHVNVAGQRGKLRIIVESFQVIRDPLYGFLTHTIDNPEPGWRTIDLRMVKGRRAYVELTDSARDNFSLGNLSDLNKGHEGWIRCEGAVLSNSNVPPGSNNLLTILDPEQVRALLSGTLRSGTLDRWVEDRLLPADDQVLEVLDLLLRKGLLDTKPLGDVSTQLAAIDNALPAPTRILAMADGDGEDENVFLRGNHKAAGPVAPRLQLALCGTENTPISGVTGSGRLELAKRIASPQHPLTARVIVNRLWHHHFGRGIVPTVDDFGHMGEAPTHPELLDYLASELVAKNWSLKTMHKLILTSATYKQRSDVRPTATATKLDPTNKLLWRMNVLRLEGESIRDSLLALSGRLDPTLYGPPVNTYLTEFSEGRGRPGQGPLDGNGRRSIYLSVRRNFLSPWLQSFDFPTPFTCIGRRSISNVPAQALALMNGPFVRQQAEVWATRLLKEQPTATPEQRIAWLYERAFSRPATAAEMKDALEFVAPPAPASGGEKQVWADLCHVLLNVKEFIFIK; from the coding sequence ATGAAGCGGACAATGGGGGTTCTTTTCGGAGGACTTTTACTCGGAGTGAGTCTGATGCCCGGCAAGGCGCAGGAGCCTGTGGATGCGGAGTTCTTTGAGAAACGCATCCGCCCGATCCTAACAGCGCGGTGTGTCTCCTGCCACGGTCAGGACGTGCAAGAGGGCAACCTGCGCCTCGATAGTGCCGCGGGGCTGAAAAAAGGCGGCGCGCGCGGCGCGGCGCTTGCGACCAATGGGACACTTCTCAAGGCCGTCAGCTACACCAGCTCATCGCTCCTGATGCCGCCGACCGGCAAGCTCCCCACCGCCGAGCTCGCGCTGATCGAGCAGTGGGTCAAGGGCGGTGCCCCCGTGCCCGCCACCACCACCCAGGCCCCCCCCGCCCCCACAAGTGGGGGAGCTAAAAAACCCGGCTTTGATCTGACGCAGCGACGCCAGCACTGGGCCTACAAGCAAGTCCAGCGCCCACTGGAGCCCCCGATGGAGAAGAGCGGCATTGATGCGTTTGTCCTGGCCAAGCTGAAGAAGTCGGGGCTGACCATGGCCCCCGAGGCCGATAAGCGCACGCTGATCCGCCGCGTCACGTTTGATCTGACGGGCCTGCCGCCCACGCCAAGCGAGATTGCGGCGTTTCTGGCTGACAGCTCACCCAATGCCTATGAGAAAGTGGTTGATCGGCTGCTGGCATCCCCGGCCTACGGCGAGCGCTGGGCGCGGCACTGGCTGGACCTGGTGCGCTACGGCGAGTCGATGGGCCACGAGCTGGACTTCGATATCCCCGAGGCGTTTCAGTACCGGGACTATGTCATCCGTGCGCTCAACGCCGATGTCCCCTACAACCAGTTTATTACCGAGCACCTTGCAGGGGATTTGTTGCCGACCCCGCGCTACGATAGAGTCACGGGGCGCAATGAGTCCCTCACCGCCACGGGGTTTGTCTGGCTGGGCGAGGGAAAGCACTCCCCGGTCGATATCAAGCAGGAGCAGGCGGACCGGATCGACAACCAGATCGATGTGATCGGCAAGGCGATGCTGGGGCAGACCCTGGCCTGTGCGCGCTGCCACGACCACAAGTTCGACCCTATCCCGACCAAAGACTACTACGGCCTCTACGGCGTCCTCAGGAGCTCACGCTTCCAGCTGACATCGTCGGACGGCCCCGCGACCTTCGGCAAGCCCGCCGCAGAGATCGCTAAAATCCGCGCGGGGATCGACAAGCGTGCCCTGAGCGAGCGCTGGAAGGCGAGCCTCGCCGCGCTCCCTGCCGAGAGGCTCAAGGCGGAGCTGCTTAGCCTCAACCGCAAGAGCGGCGGTATAAGCGACTTTCCGCTGGCCCAGTGGACACCCAGCGGCGCGGCGATGCAGACCCTGGTCAAGCCTGGTGAGCTGGTGCTCTCCGGCGATCCGCAGAAGCCCGTGCTGGCGCTTGCCCCCCGGACAATGGTGCACTCGGCGCTCAATGGCCGCCACCAAGAGGGCGCCCTGCGCTCCCCCACGTTTACGATCGACAAGGACTTTATCCATGTCAATGTCGCCGGGCAGCGCGGGAAGCTGCGCATCATTGTCGAGAGCTTCCAGGTCATCCGGGACCCGCTCTACGGCTTCCTGACCCACACCATTGATAACCCCGAGCCGGGCTGGCGGACGATCGACCTGCGGATGGTCAAGGGCCGCCGCGCCTACGTGGAGCTCACCGACAGCGCCCGCGATAACTTCTCGCTGGGCAACCTGAGCGATCTGAACAAGGGCCACGAGGGCTGGATTCGTTGCGAGGGCGCGGTGCTCAGCAATAGCAATGTCCCGCCGGGATCAAACAACCTCCTCACGATTCTGGACCCGGAGCAAGTCCGTGCGCTTCTAAGTGGGACACTTCGCAGTGGGACACTGGACCGCTGGGTAGAAGATCGCCTCCTTCCCGCCGATGACCAGGTGTTAGAGGTGCTCGATCTGCTGCTGCGCAAGGGGCTGCTGGATACCAAGCCCCTCGGCGATGTCAGCACGCAGCTCGCGGCGATCGACAACGCTCTCCCCGCCCCGACCCGCATCTTAGCCATGGCCGACGGCGACGGTGAGGACGAGAATGTCTTCCTGCGGGGCAACCACAAGGCAGCTGGGCCGGTGGCACCCCGCCTCCAGCTGGCGCTCTGCGGGACAGAGAACACCCCGATCTCGGGAGTCACGGGGAGCGGACGCCTGGAGCTTGCCAAGCGCATCGCCAGCCCACAGCACCCGCTCACAGCCCGCGTGATTGTCAACCGCCTCTGGCACCACCACTTTGGGCGGGGGATTGTCCCGACGGTGGACGACTTTGGGCACATGGGCGAGGCCCCCACCCACCCCGAGCTCCTCGACTATCTGGCGAGCGAGCTGGTGGCGAAGAACTGGTCGCTCAAGACGATGCACAAGCTGATCCTCACCAGCGCGACCTACAAACAGCGCAGTGATGTCCGGCCCACCGCCACCGCCACCAAGCTCGACCCGACCAACAAGCTCCTCTGGCGCATGAATGTCCTGCGGCTGGAGGGCGAGAGCATCCGCGATAGCCTGCTGGCGCTCTCCGGTCGCCTCGACCCAACCCTCTACGGCCCGCCGGTCAATACCTACCTCACCGAGTTCTCCGAGGGTCGTGGACGCCCCGGCCAAGGTCCACTGGATGGCAACGGACGGCGCAGTATCTACCTCTCGGTGCGGCGCAACTTCCTCTCGCCCTGGCTCCAGTCCTTCGACTTCCCAACCCCGTTCACCTGTATCGGGCGGCGCAGTATCAGCAATGTCCCCGCGCAGGCGCTCGCGCTGATGAACGGCCCGTTCGTCCGCCAGCAGGCCGAGGTCTGGGCCACACGCCTCCTGAAAGAGCAGCCCACCGCCACTCCCGAGCAGCGAATCGCCTGGCTCTATGAGCGCGCCTTCAGCCGCCCCGCCACCGCCGCAGAGATGAAAGACGCCCTAGAGTTCGTGGCCCCCCCAGCCCCCGCAAGCGGGGGAGAAAAGCAGGTCTGGGCCGATCTCTGCCATGTCCTGCTCAATGTCAAGGAGTTTATTTTTATCAAGTAA
- a CDS encoding DUF1501 domain-containing protein — MTKTTMNMTRREMLATAATGFGGMAASALFAEEAAASSPAGRGQGGQTGGRPLDHPAKAKAVIFLYMDGGPSQMDTFDPKPRLEKDHGKPLPLEVPATQFNNNGNILKSPWSFKKYGQAGIDISELFPEVAKCADDLCVMRSMTSNFSEHTNANYFLHTGNGSQGRPSMGAWVTYGLGSAAKNLPGYVVINGGLIPNGGLDCFGSGFLPPTYQGSIFLPRPSAVADLNPLEKTEAEQKRKLNLLKRLDKSVLGNMGNSAAVDAAIQNYELAFAMQSAVPELTSMAGESEATKKLYGLDHPFAPARTFGFQCLMARRMIERGVRFVELTHPSCGHDRWDQHGNLKKGHEDNSRMVDTAIAGLLKDLKSRGMLDSTIVLWASEFGRTPMVQGGDGRDHNPFGFTVWAAGGGFKPGTIYGATDEFGYFAVENKMEMYDLHATMLHLLGFDHKKLTVRFGGQDVRLTGVFGNVIKDLIA, encoded by the coding sequence ATGACAAAGACAACTATGAACATGACACGACGAGAGATGCTTGCGACGGCGGCGACGGGCTTTGGGGGCATGGCAGCCTCCGCGCTCTTTGCGGAGGAGGCCGCCGCTAGCTCCCCCGCAGGGCGGGGGCAGGGGGGGCAGACAGGCGGACGCCCCCTGGATCACCCGGCGAAGGCCAAGGCGGTGATCTTTCTGTACATGGACGGCGGCCCGAGCCAGATGGACACGTTCGACCCGAAGCCGCGCCTCGAAAAAGACCACGGCAAGCCACTACCGCTCGAGGTTCCGGCGACCCAGTTTAACAACAACGGCAATATCTTAAAATCTCCCTGGAGCTTTAAGAAGTACGGCCAAGCCGGGATCGATATCAGTGAGCTCTTCCCCGAGGTGGCAAAGTGCGCCGACGATCTGTGCGTGATGCGCTCGATGACCTCCAACTTCTCGGAGCACACCAACGCGAACTACTTCCTGCACACGGGCAATGGCTCCCAGGGCCGCCCGAGCATGGGCGCGTGGGTGACCTATGGGCTGGGTAGTGCCGCCAAAAATCTTCCGGGCTATGTGGTCATCAACGGCGGGCTCATCCCCAACGGTGGCCTCGACTGCTTTGGCTCGGGCTTCCTGCCGCCGACCTACCAGGGCTCGATCTTCCTGCCACGTCCCAGCGCGGTCGCCGATCTCAATCCGCTGGAGAAGACCGAGGCGGAGCAGAAGCGCAAGCTGAATTTATTAAAGCGCCTGGATAAGAGCGTGCTGGGCAACATGGGCAACAGCGCCGCGGTCGATGCGGCGATCCAGAACTACGAGCTGGCTTTTGCGATGCAGAGCGCGGTCCCCGAGCTCACCAGCATGGCGGGCGAGAGCGAGGCGACCAAGAAGCTCTACGGCCTCGACCATCCCTTTGCGCCCGCGCGCACCTTCGGCTTCCAGTGCCTGATGGCGCGGCGCATGATCGAGCGCGGGGTTCGGTTTGTCGAGCTGACGCACCCGAGCTGCGGCCACGACCGCTGGGACCAGCACGGCAACCTCAAGAAAGGCCACGAGGACAACTCCCGCATGGTGGACACCGCGATCGCGGGGCTCCTCAAGGACCTCAAGTCGCGCGGGATGCTGGACTCCACGATCGTCCTCTGGGCCAGCGAGTTTGGCCGCACCCCGATGGTGCAGGGCGGCGATGGCCGCGACCACAACCCCTTTGGCTTCACGGTCTGGGCGGCGGGCGGCGGCTTCAAGCCCGGGACGATCTACGGCGCGACCGATGAGTTTGGCTACTTCGCGGTCGAGAATAAAATGGAGATGTACGACCTCCACGCCACCATGCTCCACCTGCTGGGCTTCGATCATAAAAAGCTCACGGTGCGCTTCGGCGGCCAAGATGTCCGCCTGACGGGTGTCTTTGGCAATGTCATCAAGGACCTTATCGCATGA
- the minD gene encoding septum site-determining protein MinD, with translation MADARVIVITSGKGGVGKTTTTANLGMALAELGETVALVDADIGLRNLDLALGLENRIVYDIVDVVEGRADARKALVKDKRKSNLAFLPAAQTRDKSAVSEDQMRKVIADIKELGYTMILIDCPAGIEQGFKNATAGATESIVVTNPEMSSLRDADRIVGLLEAQGLNNPMLIVNRIRPKMVKDQEMLDVADVQDVLGTSVKLIGVVPDDESIITSTNRGEPASMNTESLAGQAYRNIARRLRGEEVPFLNLMEEKEASNSFFDRIRKLFGGK, from the coding sequence ATGGCAGATGCGCGAGTGATCGTGATTACTTCCGGGAAAGGCGGCGTGGGCAAGACAACCACGACGGCAAACCTGGGAATGGCCCTGGCAGAGCTGGGAGAGACCGTGGCGCTGGTCGATGCCGATATCGGCCTACGCAACCTCGACCTGGCCCTTGGGCTGGAAAATAGAATCGTCTACGATATTGTCGATGTGGTTGAGGGACGTGCGGATGCGCGCAAGGCGCTGGTGAAGGACAAGCGAAAGTCCAACCTGGCGTTCCTACCCGCTGCTCAGACCCGTGACAAGTCCGCCGTGAGCGAAGACCAGATGCGGAAGGTGATCGCCGATATCAAGGAGCTGGGCTACACGATGATCCTCATCGACTGCCCGGCGGGTATCGAGCAGGGCTTCAAGAACGCCACCGCCGGTGCCACCGAGTCGATCGTGGTCACCAACCCGGAGATGTCGAGCCTGCGCGATGCCGACCGGATTGTCGGGCTGCTAGAGGCACAGGGCCTCAACAACCCCATGCTGATCGTCAACCGCATCCGCCCCAAGATGGTCAAGGACCAGGAGATGCTCGATGTCGCCGATGTCCAGGATGTCCTGGGGACGTCGGTGAAGCTCATCGGGGTGGTCCCCGACGACGAGAGCATTATCACCTCCACCAACCGCGGCGAGCCGGCATCGATGAACACCGAGTCGCTGGCGGGCCAGGCGTACCGCAATATCGCCCGGCGGCTCCGTGGGGAAGAAGTCCCGTTTCTCAATCTGATGGAAGAGAAGGAAGCTAGCAATAGCTTCTTTGATCGTATCCGCAAGCTCTTTGGCGGGAAGTAG
- the minE gene encoding cell division topological specificity factor MinE translates to MTLLERIFGKSEDKSKSVAKDRLKLVLMHDRADIPAPMMEQMRQEIIAVIAKYVEINEADLKVDLERADTTVALVANIPIRRVRG, encoded by the coding sequence GTGACACTCCTAGAGCGCATCTTCGGCAAGTCAGAAGACAAGTCAAAATCGGTAGCCAAGGACCGGCTCAAGCTGGTTCTGATGCACGACCGGGCGGACATCCCCGCTCCCATGATGGAGCAGATGCGCCAGGAGATCATCGCGGTTATCGCCAAGTATGTCGAGATCAATGAGGCGGACCTGAAAGTGGACCTAGAGCGCGCCGATACGACAGTCGCCCTAGTCGCCAATATCCCCATCCGCCGCGTCCGTGGCTAG
- a CDS encoding aldo/keto reductase, which produces MQTRLFQGTPVSEVGLGCWQLGGGDWGALDDSAARAILHAAYERGVTFFDTADVYGGGVSEQRVGAWLAETKPAGVFVATKLGRRGDPGWPENFSYAAMRQHTLDSLSRLGVEQLDLTQLHCIPTDELRKGEVFDSLRQLQSEGLIARFGASVESMEEALVCLEQEGLVSLQIIFNLFRQKPITALFEEAKAKNVALIVRLPLASGLLSGKFTAQTQFAPSDHRTYNRDGAAFNVGETFAGLPFERGVALAEQLKPLVPEGWTLAQLAQRWILDFDAVTTVIPGATSLAQVESNVSVSALPPLPDTLHEQLAAFYEAGVREHIRGPY; this is translated from the coding sequence ATGCAAACACGACTTTTTCAAGGCACTCCCGTCTCCGAGGTGGGCCTCGGCTGCTGGCAGCTCGGGGGCGGCGACTGGGGCGCCCTCGACGACAGCGCCGCACGCGCGATCCTCCACGCCGCCTACGAGCGCGGTGTCACCTTCTTCGATACCGCCGATGTCTACGGCGGCGGGGTCAGCGAGCAGCGGGTCGGGGCGTGGCTCGCGGAGACCAAGCCAGCGGGGGTCTTTGTGGCCACCAAGCTCGGGCGGCGTGGCGATCCCGGCTGGCCGGAGAACTTTTCCTACGCCGCGATGCGCCAGCACACACTGGACTCTCTGAGTCGCCTGGGCGTGGAGCAGCTCGACCTGACCCAGCTCCACTGCATCCCCACTGATGAACTTCGCAAGGGAGAGGTCTTTGACTCGCTCCGCCAGCTCCAGAGCGAGGGGTTGATCGCCCGCTTCGGGGCCAGTGTCGAGAGCATGGAAGAGGCCCTGGTCTGCCTGGAGCAAGAGGGGCTGGTGTCGCTCCAGATTATCTTCAATCTCTTCCGCCAGAAGCCGATCACCGCGCTCTTTGAGGAGGCCAAGGCCAAGAATGTCGCACTGATCGTCCGGCTTCCCCTGGCATCGGGGCTACTTTCGGGCAAGTTCACCGCACAGACCCAGTTCGCCCCCAGCGACCACCGCACCTACAACCGCGATGGCGCTGCCTTCAATGTCGGGGAGACCTTCGCGGGGCTTCCCTTCGAGCGTGGAGTCGCTCTCGCCGAGCAGCTCAAGCCGCTGGTCCCTGAGGGCTGGACCCTGGCACAGCTCGCCCAGCGCTGGATCCTGGACTTCGACGCGGTCACGACAGTCATTCCCGGGGCGACCAGCCTCGCGCAGGTCGAGAGCAATGTCTCGGTAAGTGCCCTGCCCCCCCTGCCCGACACGCTCCATGAGCAGCTGGCTGCGTTCTATGAAGCCGGCGTAAGAGAGCATATTCGCGGGCCGTATTAG
- the minC gene encoding septum site-determining protein MinC — MQELEIKGWRNGLLVVLPDSGEWDTVREALEARLSEAKDGRTFWRGAQVTLDFGGRTLDGEGVGSLCEWLRSFWGLIPLAAVAADPQTRAACEKLVLKTYDVLPTIQKATADWETHTTAATSTATSAPASAPAAPSSELNNALYLYRSVRSGQRVEHSGNLVICGDVSQDAEVIATGDIIVVGRLRGRPHAGCQGDESAKIIASELRAPQIRIAGKIAAAPPDEGLRAEKRSAEVARIENGEIQVFPL, encoded by the coding sequence ATGCAGGAACTGGAAATTAAAGGCTGGCGCAATGGCTTGCTGGTGGTGCTCCCGGACTCGGGCGAGTGGGACACTGTCCGCGAGGCGCTGGAGGCGCGGCTGAGCGAGGCAAAAGACGGGCGGACATTCTGGCGGGGGGCACAGGTCACCCTGGATTTTGGGGGGCGTACGCTCGACGGTGAGGGCGTGGGCTCGCTCTGCGAGTGGCTGCGGAGCTTCTGGGGGCTGATTCCCCTGGCCGCGGTCGCCGCCGATCCGCAGACCCGCGCCGCGTGCGAGAAGCTGGTGCTCAAGACCTACGATGTCCTCCCGACCATCCAGAAGGCAACTGCGGACTGGGAGACACACACCACGGCGGCGACAAGTACGGCGACATCGGCTCCTGCAAGCGCTCCGGCAGCGCCCAGCAGTGAGCTCAACAATGCGCTCTACCTCTACCGCAGTGTCCGCTCCGGTCAGCGTGTCGAACACAGCGGCAACCTGGTGATCTGTGGCGATGTTAGCCAGGACGCCGAGGTGATCGCCACCGGAGACATTATTGTCGTGGGCAGGCTGCGGGGACGACCCCACGCGGGTTGCCAGGGCGATGAGAGCGCCAAGATTATCGCCAGTGAGCTTCGGGCACCGCAGATCCGAATTGCCGGCAAGATCGCCGCCGCCCCCCCCGATGAAGGGCTCCGCGCGGAGAAGCGCTCGGCAGAGGTCGCGCGGATCGAGAACGGCGAGATTCAAGTTTTCCCGCTATAA